The Epinephelus lanceolatus isolate andai-2023 chromosome 1, ASM4190304v1, whole genome shotgun sequence genome has a window encoding:
- the LOC117257534 gene encoding immunoglobulin-like and fibronectin type III domain-containing protein 1 isoform X1 gives MVKRSKLSEGTATGQDSDAESGREAVGIKKKSRVPGVMITQFIETLPEGKSHPDFTRKPIALTIQEGKFAFFKAIVIGDPEPTVTWSRNNGDVSDTSRYQTKHDPASNEHLFEMPNVMPDQADTYKCFATNEYGQAMVTVVLNVIEVGFKKDKAQQQVAEAVNGDFKKVLKRRSKVRPKSEQPERKDGEIDPKFWELLLSADKKEYERICAEYGVTDFRWMLKKLNEMKKEREEEQAEFVRNLSNLRSIQVNADNTASFEFDMDLIDPSSSIFLYKDGVMVPYTKDLGDKMKHSLKQVGKKYIFSLKDLMPDDAGLYQVDVEDVNMFSTDFKIPMVDFLVKIQEVKAIERQDAVFECVLSNPFSKILWFGKNLPLEQGDKYDIQVSEDKLIHRLVVKDCMIVDKGIYSACAGIKSCNAWLVVEADKDAQQGKKSARKTTTAGGSGMDLQKVAKEQQVKLEKKREERREQIKAAPPPEPPPAPAPAPKPEPKAPKDPEPMHPPAPVKAPPPAPTKPEPKAPEEPEPKIEPVPAADPPVVEPVSTAPAPAEDSGSGPSAEEAAGDEKIDPPLVDAGGEPEITCGLSDIYALRESPAELIVKMSMDSDGTWFKDGEQLKSGAGITITKDGTSHKLTIQSCSDDDSGVYRFVSGDLSTQGKVTVGGVPEFDPDDLHKFSKPVIIRVGQNAAFKMPFPPQESLVVSWFKDGTEIKDGGGVKIVREPNHSRLLLRDCLRTDAGEIKIQLKNPFGVAEATSRLIVLDRPGPPEGPVEAVETTSSLIEIKWNPPKDDGGSPVTNYIIERQQARQNLWTKLGDVSADKTSFRDRNVTHGKKYNYRIYAENPEGLSDALETADSIMAGIMILAGPPGAPQVVSASKSCINLTWTPPEDDRGVPIIGYQLEKQKKDTNEWIALNAVSDPIKDLSYAVKDVTEGAEYEFRVSAINESGAGDPSPPSAMVCAKNPNMRPRFKDPEDFIVVRAGNSARVKICYEGEPPPQITWLKDDEPISSWITIINTEGMSQLVIPSSKRSDSAIYTIKAQNSVGEASFDVEVRVTDEPKIPGPVELEQTVQGKVEVSWAPSPDQELDDRLYYVVSQYDTNSRMWRTVADRLFANTFTANNILPGAEYHFRVYAKNDVGLSDPSPSPTWGANCNRVPITTKGLVSREVCFERPPSILVPLKIHTPPKGYQLYMTCAVRGCPAPNISWYLNDVCINSDSDYYITNSFGVCSLYILRVQPKDGGEYKVVAVNPLGKAECSTKLAVKE, from the exons ATGGTTAAAAGGTCAAAACTGTCCGAGGGGACAGCCACGGGTCAAG ATTCCGATGCAGAGAGTGGTAGAGAAG CAGTGGGGATCAAGAAAAAATCTAGGGTCCCCGGGGTGATGATTACACAGTTTATAGAGACGCTGCCAGAGGGAAAGAGCCATCCAGACTTTACCCGCAAGCCGATTGCTTTGACCATCCAAGAGG GGAAATTTGCTTTTTTCAAAGCCATTGTCATTGGAGACCCAGAGCCAACTGTTACGTGGAGCAGAAATAATGGAGATGTGTCTGATACGTCAAGATATCAGACTAAACACGATCCTGCTTCCAATGAGCATTTATTTGAG ATGCCAAATGTTATGCCAGATCAAGCTGATACCTATAAATGCTTTGCCACAAATGAATATGGACAAGCCATGGTCACAGTTGTTCTGAATGTCATCGAAG ttgGCTTCAAAAAGGACAAAGCTCAGCAACAAGTAGCTGAAGCCGTCAATGGGGATTTTAAGAAGGTACTGAAAAGGAGAAG TAAGGTCCGTCCGAAATCTGAGCAGCCTGAGAGAAAGGATGGAGAGATTGATCCAAAGTTTTGGGAGCTTTTACTTAGTGCTGACAAGAAAGAATATGAGAGAATCTGTGCAGAGTATGGAGTGACTGACTTTCGCTGGATGCTGAAGAAACTTAATGAAATGaagaaagaaagggaggaaGAACAAGCTGAG TTTGTCAGAAACCTGTCCAATCTGAGATCTATTCAAGTCAATGCAGATAACACTGCATCCTTTGAGTTTGACATGGACCTTATTGACCCCAGCAGCTCCATATTCCTGTACAAG GATGGTGTAATGGTTCCATATACAAAGGATTTGGGAGATAAGATGAAGCACAGCCTCAAACAAGTggggaaaaaatacattttcagtttgaAGGACCTTATGCCAGACGATGCTGGACTGTACCAGGTTGATGTAGAGGATGTGAATATGTTTTCCACTGATTTTAAAA TCCCCATGGTGGATTTCTTGGTGAAAATTCAGGAAGTGAAGGCAATAGAGAGGCAAGATGCTGTCTTTGAGTGTGTCCTGTCAAACCCATTCTCCAAGATTCTGTGGTTTGGCAAAAATTTGCCGCTGGAACAAGGCGATAAATATGATATCCAGGTTTCGGAGGACAAGCTCATTCACAGGCTGGTGGTCAAAGACTGCATGATAGTAGACAAAGGAATTTATTCAGCCTGCGCAGGAATAAAATCTTGCAACGCATGGCTTGTCGTTGAAG CTGATAAAGATGCACAACAGGGCAAAAAGTCAGCAAGGAAAACAACAACGGCAGGGGGATCTGGGATGGATCTGCAGAAGGTCGCCAAAGAGCAGCAAGTAAAAttagagaagaagagagaggagaggagagaacagaTTAAAGCTGCCCCTCCACCTGAACCCCCTCCAGCCCCTGCACCCGCTCCTAAGCCTGAACCTAAGGCACCAAAAGATCCTGAGCCAA TGCATCCTCCGGCTCCAGTTAAAGCTCCACCTCCAGCACCCACTAAGCCGGAACCTAAAGCGCCAGAGGAGCCTGAGCCAA AAATTGAGCCGGTACCAGCAGCGGATCCACCCGTTGTAGAGCCAGTAAGCACTG CACCAGCTCCAGCTGAAGACTCAGGAAGTG GCCCCTCAGCTGAGGAAGCCGCTGGCGATGAAAAGATCGATCCACCACTTGTAGATGCAGGAGGCG AGCCGGAAATCACCTGTGGACTCTCTGATATCTATGCTCTTCGTGAGAGCCCGGCAGAATTAATTGTGAAGATGAGCATGGACTCTGACGGCACCTGGTTCAAAGACGGAGAGCAG TTAAAGTCAGGTGCTGGGATCACCATCACCAAAGATGGAACATCTCACAAGCTGACAATTCAAAGCTGCAGCGACGACGACTCTGGAGTTTATCGCTTTGTATCAGGGGATCTCAGCACACAGGGAAAGGTCACCGTTGGAG GCGTACCTGAGTTTGACCCAGACGACCTTCACAAGTTCTCCAAGCCTGTGATCATAAGAGTGGGCCAGAACGCTGCTTTCAAGATGCCCTTTCCTCCTCAGGAGTCTTTGGTGGTCAGCTGGTTCAAAGACGGAACTGAGATCAAAGACGGAGGTGGAGTTAAGATCGTGAGGGAGCCCAATCACAGCCGGCTGCTGCTCAGAGACTGCCTGCGGACAGACGCAGGGGAAATAAAGATCCAACTCAAAAATCCATTTGGAGTTGCAGAGGCCACATCGAGGCTTATTGTGCTTG ATCGCCCAGGTCCCCCTGAGGGTCCAGTGGAGGCCGTTGAAACCACCTCATCTTTGATTGAGATTAAATGGAACCCCCCCAAAGACGACGGGGGCTCCCCTGTCACCAACTACATCATAGAACGGCAGCAGGCAAGACAGAATCTGTGGACAAAACTTGGGGATGTCTCGGCTGACAAGACCTCCTTCAGAGACAGGAATGTGACTCATGGAAAGAAATACAACTACCGCATCTATGCAGAAAACCCTGAGGGCCTCAGCGACGCCCTGGAGACAGCTGATAGCATTATGGCTGGCATAATGA TACTCGCCGGTCCACCTGGTGCCCCCCAAGTGGTGAGTGCCTCTAAGAGCTGCATCAACTTGACCTGGACACCCccagaggacgacagaggagtaCCGATCATTGGTTATCAATTAGAGAAACAAAAGAAGGACACAAACGAGTGGATTGCCCTGAATGCAGTCAGTGACCCTATTAAAG ACCTGAGCTATGCAGTTAAAGATGTCACTGAAGGGGCAGAATATGAGTTCAGGGTTTCAGCGATCAATGAGTCAGGCGCAGGAGACCCAAGCCCTCCCTCTGCAATGGTGTGTGCAAAGAATCCCAACA TGAGACCTCGTTTTAAAGACCCAGAGGACTTCATTGTTGTCAGAGCAGGAAATTCTGCACGTGTCAAAATTTGCTACGAG GGTGAACCTCCACCTCAGATCACTTGGTTGAAGGATGATGAGCCGATATCCTCGTGGATTACTATCATCAATACAGAGGGAATGTCTCAGCTTGTTATCCCCTCATCAAAGCGCTCAGATTCAGCTATTTACACTATCAAAGCCCAAAACTCTGTGGGTGAGGCATCATTTGATGTCGAGGTTAGAGTCACAG ATGAACCCAAGATTCCGGGGCCAGTGGAGCTTGAGCAAACAGTCCAAGGAAAAGTGGAGGTGTCATGGGCTCCTTCACCAGACCAGGAGCTTGACGACCGCCTGTACTACGTGGTGTCTCAATATGACACCAACAGCAGAATGTGGAGGACTGTGGCAGACCGCCTATTTGCTAACACATTCACAGCCAATAACATCCTTCCTGGGGCAGAGTACCATTTCCGGGTCTACGCCAAGAATGATGTGGGCCTCTCAGATCCATCTCCTTCACCTACATGGGGTGCCAACTGCAACAGAG